CGAATCCTAAGATGATGTAATCGGATCAGGACTAAAAGACAATAATATAGTTTAAAAAAAGCAATCATGgtttaattaaatttattaattttggaTTTATTATTGTTAATTGAACGACATGACCAACATCGACACCTAACGTCGTTACcaacaaaattaaaattttcaatttcaCCCCTTTTACTTATCTCACACATCATTATTAATCCTTTACTTATACGACATTTTCGTTTTTggctttctttattagaaattcAATATGAGAAAAATAGTCTAGAGTCCAATTAGTATTTTGGTTGTAGGATAACAATTTTTTCTGTGTATACTATTTTGCAAAAATGAATGTAGGTAAATATCAATTTGAATGATTCGAAAACAGAAGTACTTACTTGAACTTTAGGAAAACATGAAGGGGTATAAGTGAAAGTATACTAAAAAAAGCCAACAGCCTTTTCCTTGCTGGTAATCTTCTTCCTTCCATTATTATCTATCCGCGGTCCTCCATTGATGATcttcgtgaagctcatggtgtGACTGACACAGACAGGTCCTTCAACCCTCATCCTTCTGCAACCCTCTTGTCTGGACGTATTTTGTTGTCCTTACCCACGTCCTATTCTTGTCAATTTCTCCCTCAATTCCATCCCCCTTTTCCAATATTCCCCcgccccaccaccaccaccaccaccatcaccatcaccatctccACCACTTCAATCATGCTTCAGTCTCTTCTCCTTCAACACCCTCTCACCACCACTAATGTTAGCAGCCCTAATTCCTCACCAGTCACAGTCAACGCCTCCACTATGAACACAAACACCTCTAAACGAGCCATCAACGAAGGAAACAACGACGTTGATGATGATCCTTCGTCTCACCACCATAAACGACGGAACCTCGAAGATAAACCGGAGGAGCATGAGGACCAGTCGATCCTCGTTGAAGCGGAATCATCTGGTTTAAGACTTTTAGGGTTGTTGCTACAGTGCGCCGAGTGCGTAGCGGTTGATAACCTAGACCACGCGAATAATCTTTTACCGGAAATATCGGAATTGTCTTCTCCGTTTGGTTCTTCGCCGGAACGTGTAGCGGCGTACTTCGCCGAAGCGTTACAGGCGAGAATTATCAGTTCTTACCTCGGAACCTATACGCCTCTCAGCATCAAAAGATTAGCCCTAGTTCAAAGCCAGAAGATCTGCAACGCTCTTCAGTCCTACAATTCGATAAGTCCTTTCATCAAATTCTCCCATTTCACAGCGAATCAAGCGATTTTCCAAGCGCTAGAAGGTGAAGATGGCGTCCATATCATCGATCTCGACATAATGCAAGGTCTCCAATGGCCTGGATTGTTCCACATCCTTGCCTCTCGACCTCGCAAAATCAAATCTCTTAGAATCACAGGCGTCGGATCTTCCATTGAACTTCTCGAAGCCACCGGCCGCCGTCTCCATGACTTTGCAAACTCTCTCGGCCTCCCCTTCGAATTCACCCCTC
The genomic region above belongs to Lactuca sativa cultivar Salinas chromosome 4, Lsat_Salinas_v11, whole genome shotgun sequence and contains:
- the LOC111879947 gene encoding scarecrow-like protein 23: MLQSLLLQHPLTTTNVSSPNSSPVTVNASTMNTNTSKRAINEGNNDVDDDPSSHHHKRRNLEDKPEEHEDQSILVEAESSGLRLLGLLLQCAECVAVDNLDHANNLLPEISELSSPFGSSPERVAAYFAEALQARIISSYLGTYTPLSIKRLALVQSQKICNALQSYNSISPFIKFSHFTANQAIFQALEGEDGVHIIDLDIMQGLQWPGLFHILASRPRKIKSLRITGVGSSIELLEATGRRLHDFANSLGLPFEFTPLEGKIGNINSDLTTQLGVRPGETMVVHWMHHCLYDVTGSDFGTLRLLALLKPKLITIVEQDLSHGGSFLGRFVEALHYYSALFDALGDGLESENVERHTVEQQLFGCEIKNIVAVGGPKRTGEVKVERWGEELVRVGFKPVSLAGNPAAQASLLLGMFPWKGYTLVEENGCLKLGWKDLSLLTASAWQPSDFQ